A DNA window from Aquarana catesbeiana isolate 2022-GZ linkage group LG01, ASM4218655v1, whole genome shotgun sequence contains the following coding sequences:
- the NUDT2 gene encoding bis(5'-nucleosyl)-tetraphosphatase [asymmetrical] yields the protein MALRACGLIIFRRVPPASDIEFLLLQTSYGTHHWTPPKGHVDPGEDDMTTALRETEEEAGLHASQFTVVDGFRKELNYNVKNKAKTVIYWLAELRDPSAQVKLSHEHQDFRWLPLREACEYSGYQDMQDTLNDAYQFLQGDPKQ from the exons ATGGCACTGAGGGCGTGTGGATTAATCATCTTCCGGAGAGTTCCACCGGCGAGTGACATTGAATTCCTCTTACTGCAGACTTCTTATGGGACACATCACTGGACTCCACCCAAAG GCCACGTGGACCCCGGTGAGGATGACATGACTACGGCTCTGCGGGAAACTGAAGAAGAGGCGGGCCTACATGCCAGCCAGTTCACCGTGGTGGACGGATTTCGTAAGGAATTAAATTACAACgtcaaaaacaaagcaaaaactgTCATCTACTGGCTAGCGGAGCTAAGAGACCCCAGCGCACAGGTGAAACTCTCCCATGAGCATCAAGACTTCCGCTGGCTGCCGCTACGAGAGGCCTGTGAATACTCGGGGTACCAGGATATGCAGGACACACTGAACGATGCCTATCAGTTTCTGCAGGGGGACCCCAAACAATGA